The genomic segment AGAGTGGCTGGAAGGAAAGGGACAAAGCCAGCAAGCAGCAGAGGGAGTGGAGCTGCCTCCTGGTGGCAACAGCAGAGCAATCCACAAGCTTGGTTTGCTCCTGTCccaaggagctgctgttcccaatTTCAACTTCTATTTGTTCAGGTATCTCTGGATATTTATCACTTGCAtcaaaataagttttatttgtttggctTAAATCACTTTAGGTAATCACTACTAGAAAGCTTTATAACACCAGTTTTTAAAGAGGGACCAAAAGATTCAATAGGAAGAATTAGGAAGGATTTTAAACAATAATATTGTTCCAAATTAGCTTCAACTGGGAAGAAGATACAGCACCCctgaggggaagggggaagcTACATTAGAAAGAAATACAACTGACTTGTTTGCTGTGTCTGTTGGAAGAAATTTCATCATCTTCCACCCAAGCATAAGTAACATAATCCTTCATGTGCCTGAAAGTCACCTGCAGAAAAAGACACAAACCTCAGCTTCCTGATGGAAACAAAAACCATAccacatgaaagaaaaagttgTGAGAGATGTTTACTGTTTCACTGAAGTAATTAAAACACTCTTAGGATCAAAACATTTTGGGGGCATGCACACATCTTCTGTTTCTGAGAGTGGGACTGCTCTGTTCTCTCACCCTTCCACATTCACTTTTAgttttgttccttctttttgttGCATAAAATCCTTTCCACAGCTTCTGCAACATTTTACTTCAATAAACAACCAGATTATCTTAGCAGAGAATTTAAAGGGTGCAGAAGAACTCACTCTCTAGAGCTGAACTGTCACCACACAGAAACTAATGGCAATCAAGGACACAACATTTTCAGAGAGTTCTGCACTTGCAAGAATCAGTGCTCTAAAACTCTCAAATATCTCCTGCAGTCATATTCCCCATTTTTGCTGAAGAGCCATGATGAGGCAACATTACCTGGAAGAGCCCAATCCAGTCCCAAGAACTGCTGGGGAACTCAGGCACCGCAGAGTAGCGGATGAGAACATCATGCTCTGCACTCCACTCACCCTCAGGATTCAGCATGACCAAGGGATCCGAGACAAGAGGCTTCATCTACACAAAAATAACAGAGTTTAAACTCAATCAAGCCTGTTATTCTTTCAGTTATTCTTTTCAAGTTTTTCTCTGCCATAATTGCCACCTGTGGGACTCTTTGACTGGAAATAAcctgaaagcaatttgctgctTCCACTATGATCAGAATGAAACAGAGATTGTGGTTTAGGAAATCAGCTGCTATAAGGCAACACTGAGTAAAACTTTTTCTTAACAACATAACTGGGACAGCACCTCAAGCTTGAAAGTTCCTGTGACAGGTTTGTGATCACTGATGCCATAGCTCATGTGACTGACATAGTTATTCAGAGTAACAGAAATCAGGTTCTCTTCTTCAGGGAATTCGCCTTCTTTTGATGCAACCTCACTGAGATTTTTCACTTTCCAGAGAATTCTATCAGTCCATGCtggctttcttttcttctcactgCAAAGATGTAAGGTAAAAAGTGAAATGAGCAGAGTAACAAGTTGCTAAAGGCTAAGAATGCTGTGCAAAATCTACTCAGAGCTCAAAGACTGTGAGATACATATTAATAAAAGGAGGCAATCATATCCAAGCTTCATTTTACAGCTCTGTTTAATGTGTTTCACAACCAACATTTCCTTAATTTGAACTCCATTCAGCATGGATCAGTCTCATGGCTTTCTGAAAGAGGAGTAAAATGAAGGGGAGAAGGACATTTCATTGGGTTAGTTGGCTTCATACAGGAAATGATACTTTCTCCTAAAACCCTGTAAAAACATGCATGAACCTTGAGATAATACAGCAACTGCCCCAGGCTCTAAACATACAGATATTCTGAGAAATAAGGCTGCAGACATAAGGAATATGTAGCAAGAGTCTGAATGACGtttgaaattattcaaaatatttaagagCAAGTTTCttttaacaacaacaaacaggACAAACTTGGGTAGCTTATGGTAATCACAGGTGCCACAGCAACACTTTATATAGAAGTTCCTCTAAATTGTATCAGCCTGCATTTCAGGTTTACAAGCTACTACTGTCTCATAACAACAGGCTTTCAAAATTCCATAATCAAGGAAGTTGTGCCTGCAAGTGTGTTATACATCAAACTTATCACAATGCAGAGTTTCCTTTCATAACATATCAATTACACCAGAAGACATGAGCCCTCTGTGGTTCTCTCTGTAGAGGGAGGAAGGCTTAACAGCAACTCTCTGGATGGATGGATCATTTCAAATTGAAATGGAGAAAAGATCATACCCTATGGAAGAGCAATTAGAATGGATTGGATTGGATCATAAAAGTTAAAAAGCAGGATGTGTAAGGAAAACTGTCAGTTTAATAACTTTAAATATCAAAACCAAGGCCACTTAGTTCAATATTCAGCATCATTTTGTTTTACCCCTTCCCACCTTTAATAAGGTGGAAAGATTTGAAATTCCTAAGGGCCCTTATCCCATTTACTGGAGTAATTCTATAAACCAACAGAAATCTTCAGGAGATGCCAGatgtctgctctgctgtgcaggaAAATACCAAAAGAACAGCTTAAGGTAAAACACTCACTGTTTTAGAGAAAATGGGGTATTAGATGGGAAACAATCCCTCAGAATTCACAATGAAGGAGAATCAAATATAAAATTCTGTGGGCTTCATTAAAAGCAACTTTTGCAGGGTGCTTGCCTTGAGGTCTGCTGGTCACCCCCATCTGAGCAAAGCCTCTGGTAGCTtgaacagcagcaggacacacagagAATGTGTAACCACACTTTTTGTTCTCTAAATCAGCCAATATAGACAATCAGGCTATGAATCATTTGTAAAAATGTCCAGGTTTggattatttttgtcttttttgttagATGGATTTACTGCTGGTCCCATTGCATCTCTTTATATTCAATTCAGAATCAAGATGTCTTTGGGTCCACGTGAATAAACTTCCAGTATTAAAAGTGCAACAGCAGAGTAGATAACACTGCAGCTTTCAGACAGGTTAAGAAAATCCCTAAAGAAAATCAGTTGTCATctgattttcaaatatttcacaaaaatcaaagcaaaagcTCAGATGGAGCCTTGTTTTgattctgaaatattaaaaaaactacAATATTCAGAAAATTCTCTTCTTACTTAAACCAAAACAGGGACTTCTGTTCtctggaaataaagaaaaagatcaGTACAAAACCCTGTTTGGACAGGAACTTATCTTTCTGTGGAAACATAAGACTAATACTTAACAAACAGACTTTAATATGACAGAAAAACTTTGGAAATCTAAGATACTCCATCTTCAACTTAAAATAATCAAGAAAGacaaatatacatttattttcaaataccaGTATATCCAATGAAATGCttaaagagagaaaggaagataaATGACAATTATTcttttgctcccttttgacAACCAATGAGCACTTCTAGtaagaaagaacaaaacagaagcaGCTTAAACAAGTGCACATTTGTTTTGTTAATCTGGTCTTTCCAAAAAGGCAGCTGGGTTTTCATTAGTTCCCTCACACAATTAGGGGACCCCACCttcttcaaaaaaatatttgttcaaaTTTGATAAATCCAAGCCTAACAGAACAGCTCAACAGCCCCAGCACACTCAGAAAATTCAGGTCTGCTGAATACTGAAGTGATATTTAACCAAGCACCACATTCACTCTCATAATCCATATCTAAACTCATTTTATCTTTTACCTTGTGTCATAGACCTCTGAGTAAAGGTCAAACTTGTAGGTGGGCTTAAACTGCAGAGGACCCTCTTTGAATTCCTTCAGAAATGGTTCATTCTTTTTTGCCATATTtaactgcagaaataaaaagtaacTCTTAAAAgattatgtttaaaaaataagagcTTAAGGGATGATTGGGAAAGCATCTTCCAAGAATTCAACATTGCAGTCAGTACAACACTGGAAAGGTAAATTCAGAAGGGCCTCTTTGTTATAGCCAGAACTCTTGACACGATCCATCTAAAAGCTTAGAGGCCATTCTACCCAAAACAAAAAGTCAAGgttctcttaaaaataattcatggGAGAAGACGAGTAATAAAGGTGAGGAACAACTGACAAGACACGAAGTTCAAAGAAATCTCCAGTCAAATATGAGCATTGTAAATGAGTAAGAAACtgcacaaaagcaaaaaaagtttGCAATTAACTGGGGTTTATAACCACCTCATAACTACTCTGAGTTTGTGCTCTTTAATAGAAAACAGAAGCTCAGGGTGTAATTTAACTATCACATGGTGTTTGTGTgcattaaaaccaaaaccaaaccccccAAGAAACTGACTGAGCCAACCTACCTGGTCCTTTTCCCAGAGCAGATTGAAACGCTTGTTGTTGATTGATTCTCTGACAAAGTGTATCCCATAATCTGCTATCCGGAAGTTTAGATCTCCAAACCAGAAGAGAACccttaaaaccaaaccaaaatgcATCAAACAAGGAAGATTTATACAAATCTATTAACTCAGGGGAACATTTTGACAGAATATTAGCCATTGGACTAATTAGGTGCTCTAATTGCTTTTATTACTTAATGCAAACAGCTTAAACACAAACATTAAGTAGTTATAGATCAGGGACAACCTGctgttaaacaaaaaaaatttaagtaaTTGAAACAGTAAATTAAGTCTCTTGCATTCTTGCTGCTTGCTGATTACTGCCTGAATATTAACTTCTCCTGAGTCTTACATCTCTGAACATTTAACAGCAACCTAAAGGATTTTTGGTATAAACAGGCTTTAGCTTCTAAAGTTTTCCTGCATGATATGTACAGTCTATATGCTAACAAATGAATGTAATTAGAGATTGGAAGAAAACAGTCTTGTGATACAGACATCTTTCAGGTTATCTTTTCCTCCCAGGGTTCAGGGTCAAGGTTGAAGggacatttaaaataaaatgatgaatgaaaaatacaaacccaaaacactTCAGTGCAAGAGTTCACCCTATAATAGATAAAAACAACACCGAACTGAGTGAACAACTCACTCATGATCCAAGGGACTTGGAACATTCTCTCCTTCAAATTGcatttccagaattttctcAAAGTCATCCAGTCGCTGCTCTGTGTTCTCTATGTGAGCTGGCAAGTGGCAGTTCATGAAACAGATCGTGTGCCCGAAGAGGGACATGCGGACACTGACTCCTCCTTTGTTCCCCTGGGATGGAAGATGAACACATTCCCTGAAACTGCAGTCAATGTCTGCAAATGTAACTAACACCACATATGCCTTTTTAAATCTTGCAATTAAGATTTAAATCAGTACAATTCCTTTCTACCCAACTTATTGCATATCAGCAAATAAACTTAAAACTGAAATTACGGTCTGTGCTGGACATGAGGTTCAAACAAATGAGTCTGCTTGTTAGgttatgaatttttaattaaaccaCATCTCCTCTGTCCCAGCATGGAGCCATGGAGAGGAAGACAGTGCCATGAGTAAGCAGTAACCACACCTCAGGCAGTCCTTACCCAGTAGCCATAGAGGCCTGTCCGGGTGTAGTGGGTGTGGATGTCCCGGATGAAGGGAAGGTGCACGTGCTTCACAAAGATCAGAAGCAGCAACCCCTGCATGCGAACTGAGGAGAGCTGCGGAGATAGAAAAGAAGGAGTGGTCATTTCCAAGAGTTCCTTGGGTTTACTTCACAGGAGCTTTTAGGTGAAGAAGGCCACAGCAAAAGTCATGTTATTCCCTTGCCAAGCCTGGCCTCAATACTGTGACACAGTAAATGCAGGCTCATTTCAGTGCTGTGAAAAACATATTCCTTATAAACAAATCTGATAGCTCCTTGGTTAATTAAAACAGTTCAACATTATATTTCAATCTGAAGTCAACCTCAAAACATGCACCTACCCAAACCTCTTTAAAGACTTCTCTGCTGCCTCCCCGGCCTCTTGTTTCTGTCTTTAAGAATCCTATTCATGAAGGAACAAATGCTTCACTTTTTGCTTAAAAGCTTCATCACTCACACCTACAAATCCTCTAACAGCAGCAAGTTTTTCAAACTGAAGCACCCTTGAGCAGATCATTAAATATTCTAAATGCCATTAAATGCCTCAAAAGCACAGCAGTCAATTCCAGGCATCTGCAAAAACAATGAGCTGCGAACAGCAGAAACTCCTGCCTGCAGTGCCTGTAAAAAAACTTAGAGAGCATATAAGACATGGGGAttttgtggtttggggtttttttggcttgtGTGTGTGGAAATAGTCTAATAAAGATGTCCTTCATTGAACATTTATGGACTTTACAAAGTTCCTGGCATGAAACACAAAATTCATTGTGTTTGTTTTAAGGATAATGATTCAATTTAGAATACAGACATTGAAATACATTAACTGTAGTTCAATTTTATGCTGGATTAATTTAGAAAGACTACATTAGAATAAAATTGACTATACAACTGCTGAAGAAGCACAAGAATTGAGCCCaaaatttttaacagaattCCTCCTTTCTTGAACTCCATATCTATACAATAAATTActtcagaatatattttaatgttttcattgtCCTTGAACCCAACAGAGTAACACACAGAATACTGAAACAATGGACTGCAATTACTAATGATGCATAAATATTTGAACAGTCAGCATCCTCCTTTCCATAATTACATTCATGAGGTACCAAGATCTTCCAGTCcctatattatttatttgctttatttcactCTGCTGTCAGAGCAGCCTGTCCCAAGACATTTCTCAAGATCATCCACAGGTCCTGAACACCACAAGGCACTGACCCCTCTCCTACTGGAACCAGCACCAGTCCCATCAGTCCTTAGAGCCAAATCAAGCAAAGCCCTTGCACAGAGGGAACACAATCCTGTGGCTGGTGAAAGAATTGACTGTGACCAACTGAACACTCTAAAAACAGACCCTGTTACTGAGGGGACAGAATGTCCCAAGGATGACACCTCTCCCTCCACACCCAACCTCATCACAGGTCAGCCAAGGGGTGactgctcctctcctgcttaGCCAAATTCCTGGCTGAGTCCTGGGATAACCTTTCCTTGCTGCCTGGTTTGATTTTGACCGTGCCTGACAGCTCCCCCTTATTAGAGCTAATCAAGTCCTGCAGAAAGCCATAAGGTGGCAGCATCCATTCATTAGTGTGCTCCAAACTGCCTCAGTTATAAATTAGAATTCAAAATCGGCCAGGCATACCAGCAGGAATTCTTCTAACTGTGTGTATGCAGGCCTGAACATCAGCCTACGACcagattttgaatttttgtCAGCAATGACTTAGGCCAGAGTGAacaatgtgggtttttttttctttttgtaattcCCAATGGgtcctttgttttgtttaactACAATTAAAAGAACAGCACAACTACTGAGTCTGATTAGCATGCAGATAAAGCAATCACCTCAGCAAAATCAGCCTGAAATACTGCTTGGTTTAGAAAATCACTACAAAAggcttttaatttctctttactAGTGAAATTCAGGATATCTTCCTACGTTTATTGTTGGCATTATTAAAATAGCCAGTACTGTAGCTAATCTTACGTCCCTGGTATTACCCCAAAATCCTATAATTTAAATTCCCATATAATGTTATAGGTCTTCACCCAAAAATTAAGTCATCACATAAATACATGCACCAACTATAATCCTATTTTACACATATGCAATTTATTTTCACCTGCAaacaaattggaaaaaaaaaacaagataaaGGAGCCTTATCAATCTCAACAAAAATCTGCCATTGCTTGGGATATTTATAGTGCAAGACTACATTAGAAGCCTCACAATACAGTTCCTCAATGTTTCACAGAGCAAAAAACTTTTCTACAAACAAGGGAGAGATAAAGATACTGTGGTCACAAGAAATATGCTGTTCAGTATGACTTCACAcgaaaaacaggaaaacacaggTGTGATGAAGAATCTCTTCTAACACAGGTATACCTATGGAAGTGACAGACACCAGCAAAAACACCAACTTATCTTTTATGGATaatctgaggaaaaaatattaagacaTTTTCCTTCAGTGCTGTGACACTTAGGAGAGATGTAAATAATCACCTTGATATATCCCAAAGGAGACAAGACGGTCATGAAAAAAATGCTCCATGGATCATCAAATGCCAAGTCAGACAGGAAATTTGTGATTTTTGAATTCACCTCCTGTAAGCTGAATACATCACAATTACTCACATTGCACCAGTTGGTTTGGACAGAATTCATAGGAACTTTGCAGAACACAGACCCCAGAAATTTCTTGCTGTTCAGTTTCTCGTTCAAGCAGTTTAACCCACACGTATATCTAACACATCTGAcactgaggaaaacaaaattaaaattaaaactctaTCTTCACCTGAAGAACGTTGTAACAAATAACCTGACTGTCAGGACTTCAGAATTTCACCACACTTTTGGAAAACACAGTGGCAGATTGTGCCTAACAAGCTTGTACTCATTCCCTTAAAACACGCCGAATTTCCAATAACTTTCATATCAAAATTAACATGCtaacaaagaaaacagcagcCCAAACCTTTTGTGTATTTAGAAAAAAGATATTCTACATTCTGTCACCACATAGCAGCAGCTAACTGCTATAAATCCATCTGTGCTCTAAGTCCTCTGTTAGACTAAGTTAATCTTCACCCTCTGGTATCAATAGCATTAAACTATATCCCAGGCAGTGATTCACATCACACAGTCCTCCTAAAACAGACCATGCTGAGACCCAGCAGTTTAGCAATGAACTCACAAAGCAAGTTCTTTAATATTACTCACCCTATAACGTACATATCCATGGTGGGGCTCACTGAGTTGAGCTGAAGTAAACTCGTGACATCAGGAGGGGGAGAAGCTGTGCCCACATTCCAGGTAACTAAGTGTAGtctaaaaacaaacagaaacaacacaaaaccaaTGCTAAAACTGAAATGTCAACAGACAACTAACTCCAAGAACGTTCTAATTTCCCCACAGAATTTCTGTCACTTCTCATCGGAAATCTACTTGCCaaccccaccaccaccacaaaaCCAACCAACTGGAGGGAACAAAACCTGAATTCTTGCCACTTATCCTTCAGCTTTTTCCCCCAGATGAGGAAAGCTTCATCCAGAGTGCGAGACACTTCTTCATGGATCTCATCATCCGAGCTGATGTCCTCCACGCACGCCATCAGCTGGGCCACCCTGTGCCGGAGCTGTACGCGGCCGCTGGAGCCGGTGCTGCTGACGCTGGCGGAGCGGCTGCGCAGGCTGGGCAGGCTCTCCAAATCGTTCAGGGAGAGCCCCTCAGAATGCTGAAATGCATCCTCGCTGCTCGGCGATGCCATCAGCTCTCCAAGTTAAAGCTATGTCCTG from the Poecile atricapillus isolate bPoeAtr1 unplaced genomic scaffold, bPoeAtr1.hap1 scaffold_350, whole genome shotgun sequence genome contains:
- the LOC131574490 gene encoding inositol polyphosphate 5-phosphatase K-like isoform X1, which codes for MASPSSEDAFQHSEGLSLNDLESLPSLRSRSASVSSTGSSGRVQLRHRVAQLMACVEDISSDDEIHEEVSRTLDEAFLIWGKKLKDKWQEFRLHLVTWNVGTASPPPDVTSLLQLNSVSPTMDMYVIGLQEVNSKITNFLSDLAFDDPWSIFFMTVLSPLGYIKLSSVRMQGLLLLIFVKHVHLPFIRDIHTHYTRTGLYGYWGNKGGVSVRMSLFGHTICFMNCHLPAHIENTEQRLDDFEKILEMQFEGENVPSPLDHEVLFWFGDLNFRIADYGIHFVRESINNKRFNLLWEKDQLNMAKKNEPFLKEFKEGPLQFKPTYKFDLYSEVYDTREQKSLFWFNEKKRKPAWTDRILWKVKNLSEVASKEGEFPEEENLISVTLNNYVSHMSYGISDHKPVTGTFKLEMKPLVSDPLVMLNPEGEWSAEHDVLIRYSAVPEFPSSSWDWIGLFQVTFRHMKDYVTYAWVEDDEISSNRHSKQVYMSASEIPKAGGEFLLCYYSNNLQSIAGISEPFQVIH
- the LOC131574490 gene encoding inositol polyphosphate 5-phosphatase K-like isoform X2 gives rise to the protein MASPSSEDAFQHSEGLSLNDLESLPSLRSRSASVSSTGSSGRVQLRHRVAQLMACVEDISSDDEIHEEVSRTLDEAFLIWGKKLKDKWQEFRLHLVTWNVGTASPPPDVTSLLQLNSVSPTMDMYVIGLQEVNSKITNFLSDLAFDDPWSIFFMTVLSPLGYIKLSSVRMQGLLLLIFVKHVHLPFIRDIHTHYTRTGLYGYWGNKGGVSVRMSLFGHTICFMNCHLPAHIENTEQRLDDFEKILEMQFEGENVPSPLDHEVLFWFGDLNFRIADYGIHFVRESINNKRFNLLWEKDQLNMAKKNEPFLKEFKEGPLQFKPTYKFDLYSEVYDTSEKKRKPAWTDRILWKVKNLSEVASKEGEFPEEENLISVTLNNYVSHMSYGISDHKPVTGTFKLEMKPLVSDPLVMLNPEGEWSAEHDVLIRYSAVPEFPSSSWDWIGLFQVTFRHMKDYVTYAWVEDDEISSNRHSKQVYMSASEIPKAGGEFLLCYYSNNLQSIAGISEPFQVIH
- the LOC131574490 gene encoding inositol polyphosphate 5-phosphatase K-like isoform X3 — its product is METAGFPTKELRLHLVTWNVGTASPPPDVTSLLQLNSVSPTMDMYVIGLQEVNSKITNFLSDLAFDDPWSIFFMTVLSPLGYIKLSSVRMQGLLLLIFVKHVHLPFIRDIHTHYTRTGLYGYWGNKGGVSVRMSLFGHTICFMNCHLPAHIENTEQRLDDFEKILEMQFEGENVPSPLDHEVLFWFGDLNFRIADYGIHFVRESINNKRFNLLWEKDQLNMAKKNEPFLKEFKEGPLQFKPTYKFDLYSEVYDTREQKSLFWFNEKKRKPAWTDRILWKVKNLSEVASKEGEFPEEENLISVTLNNYVSHMSYGISDHKPVTGTFKLEMKPLVSDPLVMLNPEGEWSAEHDVLIRYSAVPEFPSSSWDWIGLFQVTFRHMKDYVTYAWVEDDEISSNRHSKQVYMSASEIPKAGGEFLLCYYSNNLQSIAGISEPFQVIH
- the LOC131574490 gene encoding inositol polyphosphate 5-phosphatase K-like isoform X4, which produces METAGFPTKELRLHLVTWNVGTASPPPDVTSLLQLNSVSPTMDMYVIGLQEVNSKITNFLSDLAFDDPWSIFFMTVLSPLGYIKLSSVRMQGLLLLIFVKHVHLPFIRDIHTHYTRTGLYGYWGNKGGVSVRMSLFGHTICFMNCHLPAHIENTEQRLDDFEKILEMQFEGENVPSPLDHEVLFWFGDLNFRIADYGIHFVRESINNKRFNLLWEKDQLNMAKKNEPFLKEFKEGPLQFKPTYKFDLYSEVYDTSEKKRKPAWTDRILWKVKNLSEVASKEGEFPEEENLISVTLNNYVSHMSYGISDHKPVTGTFKLEMKPLVSDPLVMLNPEGEWSAEHDVLIRYSAVPEFPSSSWDWIGLFQVTFRHMKDYVTYAWVEDDEISSNRHSKQVYMSASEIPKAGGEFLLCYYSNNLQSIAGISEPFQVIH